A region from the Brevibacterium paucivorans genome encodes:
- a CDS encoding amino acid ABC transporter ATP-binding protein, with the protein MNKEKSPAIKVSGLRKSFGDNEVIKGIDFEVAHGEVISLIGPSGSGKSTILRMLNRLEDPTSGKVVIEGTDITDPATNLNSVRQHIGMVFQHFNLFPNMTVIENIMLAPVELKKKSSKDARDYAMRLLERVGLSDKADERPHKLSGGQKQRVAIARALAMEPQIMLFDEATSALDPEMVGEVLQVIRDLAKEGMTMILVTHEMGFAREVCDRVFFLAGGELVESGPPENVFDSPEHRRTQDFLAKVL; encoded by the coding sequence GTGAATAAGGAAAAGTCACCTGCAATCAAGGTCAGCGGGCTACGCAAGTCGTTCGGCGACAACGAAGTGATTAAAGGAATCGACTTCGAGGTGGCCCACGGTGAAGTCATTTCACTCATTGGGCCGTCCGGTTCAGGTAAGTCCACGATTCTTCGCATGCTGAATCGCTTGGAAGACCCCACGTCGGGGAAGGTTGTGATCGAGGGAACCGACATTACGGACCCAGCAACGAATCTCAACTCCGTGCGTCAACACATTGGAATGGTTTTTCAGCACTTCAACCTGTTTCCCAACATGACAGTGATTGAGAACATCATGCTGGCACCGGTTGAGTTGAAGAAAAAGAGCTCCAAGGACGCGCGTGACTATGCGATGCGACTCCTGGAACGAGTAGGCCTTTCAGACAAAGCCGATGAACGTCCACACAAACTTTCAGGTGGACAGAAACAGCGCGTCGCAATCGCTCGTGCCCTGGCTATGGAACCTCAGATCATGCTCTTCGACGAGGCCACCTCGGCACTCGACCCGGAAATGGTCGGTGAAGTGCTACAAGTGATCCGGGACCTCGCAAAAGAAGGCATGACCATGATCCTGGTGACTCACGAAATGGGCTTTGCTCGCGAAGTTTGCGACCGTGTGTTCTTCCTTGCCGGTGGGGAGCTTGTCGAATCAGGGCCTCCAGAGAACGTCTTTGACAGTCCGGAACATCGACGTACGCAAGACTTCCTGGCCAAAGTTCTGTAA
- a CDS encoding amino acid ABC transporter substrate-binding protein/permease — protein sequence MPVQIQRRFTRTLTWVVMALFVGVLTVAGITPAQAQPDTSKTSVHASGVQGKKYTIATDTTFAPFEFRDPATGKLTGIDMDLLRAIAENQGFEVDIQSVGFQAAVTAVDAGQADGVIAGMGITDERKQKFDFSEPYFDSGIQMAISENDDEIQGYEDLEGKTVVAKTGTEGEAVAKELAKEHNFKIKGLDQSATMYESVKNGTAVAVFDDYPVLAYGVEQGNGLKIVTDKVPGSQYGFAVKKGENTELLEAFNAGLKNLRDSGEYDKIVDSYLGGASKDNSKPGNIFSLAQQTWPALAKGLWNTLAITLVSFVIAMVLGLVFGFMKVSQNRVLTAVASAFVAIFRGTPLLVWAFFFYFGLPQLMGTKGDVFLAGVATLALNAGAYLTEIVRGGIQAVDVGQMEAARSLGLPWGKSMQKVVVPQAVKIATPSIINQLVITLKDSSLLLTIGFAELLYQAQQVYASNFRTTEMLIIVGVIYFVIITVLTWIANIVDRRLNK from the coding sequence GTGCCCGTTCAAATCCAACGACGCTTTACGAGGACTCTCACGTGGGTCGTCATGGCGCTTTTTGTTGGCGTTCTGACCGTAGCAGGGATAACTCCAGCGCAAGCTCAACCTGACACATCGAAAACGTCGGTACATGCCAGTGGTGTCCAAGGCAAGAAGTACACCATCGCGACTGATACCACGTTCGCACCGTTTGAGTTCCGTGATCCCGCGACAGGCAAACTCACGGGTATCGACATGGACCTTCTTAGAGCCATTGCTGAAAATCAAGGGTTCGAAGTTGACATTCAGTCCGTTGGTTTCCAAGCGGCTGTGACGGCAGTTGATGCTGGTCAAGCAGACGGCGTGATTGCTGGAATGGGCATCACCGACGAACGCAAACAAAAGTTTGACTTCTCCGAACCGTACTTCGATTCCGGCATCCAGATGGCCATTTCCGAAAACGACGATGAGATCCAGGGATATGAGGACCTCGAAGGTAAAACCGTCGTCGCTAAAACTGGTACCGAAGGCGAAGCAGTAGCCAAAGAACTGGCAAAAGAACATAACTTCAAAATCAAAGGTCTAGACCAGTCAGCCACCATGTACGAGTCCGTCAAAAACGGAACCGCTGTCGCAGTTTTCGACGACTACCCAGTCCTTGCCTACGGTGTCGAACAGGGCAACGGACTGAAAATCGTCACCGACAAAGTGCCGGGGTCTCAGTACGGGTTCGCCGTGAAAAAAGGCGAAAACACTGAACTTCTTGAAGCTTTCAACGCCGGGCTGAAAAACCTGCGGGACTCAGGGGAATACGACAAAATTGTCGATTCCTATCTTGGTGGTGCCAGCAAAGACAACTCGAAACCGGGCAATATCTTTTCACTGGCGCAACAGACATGGCCAGCACTTGCAAAAGGTTTGTGGAACACACTGGCTATCACCCTCGTGTCCTTTGTCATTGCGATGGTGCTGGGCCTGGTCTTCGGATTCATGAAGGTGTCACAAAACCGTGTGCTCACCGCAGTTGCTTCAGCATTCGTCGCGATTTTCCGTGGAACACCGCTTCTGGTCTGGGCGTTCTTCTTCTACTTTGGCCTGCCGCAACTCATGGGCACTAAAGGTGACGTGTTCCTCGCCGGTGTAGCCACCTTGGCGCTCAACGCTGGCGCGTACCTCACTGAGATTGTGCGCGGAGGTATCCAGGCTGTTGATGTCGGGCAAATGGAAGCAGCTCGTTCGTTGGGTCTGCCATGGGGCAAGTCGATGCAAAAAGTCGTTGTTCCTCAAGCAGTGAAGATCGCTACTCCGTCCATCATCAACCAGTTGGTCATTACGCTGAAGGACTCCTCGCTCCTTCTGACCATTGGATTTGCTGAACTTCTCTACCAAGCACAACAGGTGTACGCCTCAAACTTCCGCACCACTGAAATGCTCATCATTGTGGGTGTGATCTACTTCGTCATCATTACGGTGCTCACCTGGATTGCCAACATCGTCGACAGGAGGCTCAACAAGTGA
- a CDS encoding magnesium and cobalt transport protein CorA, producing MVTEIDNGVPCRVEGEMSLKQAMDLTNSSPDNMVLLLYPSPTKEEIRELENEWDLHPLLTDDLLNAHQRPKVERYGDVMFLVARAASYIDEQEEVRFSEFHVLMKDGVVVVLCQDGRWIDGEDGLQMDVYNALVARKHGKTVLANQGMLSYGPEAIIYRLLAAIVVGYAPVLRGIAIDREQIERQVFSGDAAVAERIYRLSQEVIDMQHTIASLNEVIDSLRDGFDKYEIPEDLRTYLDDVEDDLLHALRQTADLRDALAQILSVNATLVSQRQNEDMKKISGWAAILFAPTLIGAIYGMNFDHMPELHWALGYPMAIGMMVGVGVLLYYFFRKSDWM from the coding sequence GTGGTCACGGAAATTGACAACGGTGTTCCGTGCCGTGTTGAAGGCGAAATGTCGCTCAAGCAGGCCATGGATTTGACCAATTCGTCGCCCGACAACATGGTGCTTCTGCTGTACCCGTCACCCACAAAAGAAGAGATTCGTGAGCTTGAAAACGAGTGGGACCTTCACCCTCTGCTCACCGATGACCTGCTCAATGCGCACCAACGTCCAAAAGTGGAACGCTACGGTGACGTCATGTTCCTGGTCGCCCGGGCTGCCAGCTACATCGACGAACAAGAAGAAGTGAGGTTTTCGGAGTTTCACGTCCTGATGAAGGATGGCGTGGTTGTTGTCCTGTGCCAAGACGGGCGTTGGATCGATGGGGAAGACGGTTTGCAGATGGACGTGTATAACGCGCTGGTTGCTCGTAAGCACGGCAAGACCGTTCTTGCGAACCAGGGGATGTTGTCATACGGACCAGAAGCTATCATTTATCGTCTGCTCGCAGCGATTGTGGTGGGTTATGCCCCAGTGTTGCGGGGTATCGCGATTGACCGCGAGCAGATTGAACGGCAAGTGTTTTCCGGTGACGCGGCGGTAGCTGAACGTATTTACCGTCTGAGCCAAGAGGTCATCGATATGCAACACACGATTGCGTCTCTGAATGAAGTGATCGACTCATTGCGCGACGGGTTCGATAAGTATGAAATTCCAGAAGACTTGCGTACATATCTCGATGACGTCGAAGATGATCTGCTGCATGCGCTTCGGCAAACGGCCGATCTCCGTGACGCTCTTGCGCAGATTCTGAGTGTGAACGCGACGCTGGTGTCGCAACGCCAGAACGAGGACATGAAGAAGATTTCAGGTTGGGCTGCGATCCTGTTTGCTCCCACTCTTATTGGTGCGATCTATGGAATGAACTTTGACCACATGCCCGAGCTTCACTGGGCCCTTGGGTACCCCATGGCGATCGGGATGATGGTGGGAGTTGGCGTTCTTCTGTATTACTTCTTCCGAAAATCTGACTGGATGTAA
- a CDS encoding MFS transporter has product MSEKSHNISATSTRAPQSLGHSVANTLKGSAGNLVEWYDVYVYSVFAKAFEHQFFSKEDANSTIYVWAIFAVTFLMRPVGSWYFGRFADRFGRKAALTFSIMVMAGCSFVIALTPTRESIGVWAAVILILCRLIQGFATGGEYGTSATYMSEAAVAKHRGFLSSFQYVTLVGGHVLAQTVFLTMLLFADMEWISGIGWRIAFLIGGLGALVVLWLRRTMDESMTQESIDAARSGESKQSGSMKELLTVYWRELLVCFLVTMGGTLAFYGYSVNGPNVVKASFSEDAITGSVISLIALTLLMILQPIGGAISDRVGRRTLLVFFGVGGVLFTWVMFLVLPGVTNPVVAFLILAVGFVILTGYTSINAIVKAEIFPVHVRALGVGLGYALANSIFGGTAPVIWSAAKANHAGLFVVYATVTIGVSLLVYLFMLRNRGLNWLDNPEEMTERKNGPDHKHFPMGV; this is encoded by the coding sequence ATGTCTGAAAAATCACACAATATTTCGGCGACGAGCACGCGAGCGCCACAATCGCTCGGCCATTCTGTCGCTAACACACTCAAAGGCTCCGCAGGGAACCTCGTTGAGTGGTACGACGTTTATGTTTATTCGGTGTTCGCTAAAGCGTTTGAGCACCAGTTCTTTTCGAAGGAGGACGCGAACTCCACCATTTACGTGTGGGCTATTTTCGCTGTCACCTTCCTTATGCGTCCCGTTGGGTCGTGGTATTTTGGTCGTTTCGCTGACCGTTTCGGCCGCAAAGCAGCTCTGACGTTCTCAATCATGGTGATGGCCGGATGTTCGTTCGTCATCGCCCTGACACCCACTCGCGAGTCCATTGGTGTATGGGCGGCGGTCATTTTGATCCTGTGTCGCTTGATCCAAGGTTTTGCCACCGGTGGCGAGTATGGAACCTCTGCAACGTACATGTCCGAAGCCGCCGTGGCTAAACACCGTGGTTTCCTTTCATCATTCCAGTACGTGACGCTGGTAGGTGGGCACGTCCTTGCCCAAACCGTTTTTCTGACCATGCTGCTTTTTGCTGACATGGAGTGGATTTCGGGAATCGGTTGGCGCATCGCTTTCCTTATTGGTGGCCTGGGTGCTCTTGTTGTCCTGTGGTTGCGTCGCACGATGGACGAATCGATGACGCAGGAATCTATTGATGCGGCGCGTTCCGGTGAGTCAAAGCAGTCAGGGTCTATGAAGGAACTGCTCACCGTGTACTGGCGCGAACTGCTTGTGTGCTTCTTGGTGACCATGGGTGGGACGCTGGCGTTCTACGGTTACTCCGTCAACGGCCCCAACGTGGTGAAGGCTTCGTTTAGTGAAGATGCCATCACTGGTTCCGTTATTTCACTCATTGCGTTGACCCTTCTCATGATCTTGCAGCCCATCGGTGGAGCGATTTCGGACCGTGTGGGTCGACGCACGCTGTTGGTGTTCTTCGGTGTGGGCGGTGTGCTTTTCACCTGGGTCATGTTCTTGGTGCTTCCTGGGGTCACCAACCCGGTTGTGGCTTTCCTTATTCTTGCAGTCGGATTCGTGATCCTGACCGGATACACGTCCATCAACGCGATTGTTAAGGCCGAGATTTTCCCCGTTCACGTGCGTGCGCTGGGTGTTGGCCTGGGTTATGCACTTGCTAACTCGATTTTCGGTGGAACGGCACCCGTGATCTGGTCAGCGGCAAAAGCTAACCACGCTGGCCTATTCGTGGTGTATGCAACGGTCACAATTGGAGTTTCGCTCTTGGTCTACCTGTTCATGCTGCGTAACCGGGGCCTGAACTGGTTGGACAACCCTGAAGAGATGACCGAGCGGAAGAACGGCCCGGACCACAAACACTTCCCTATGGGAGTCTGA